A window from Chiroxiphia lanceolata isolate bChiLan1 chromosome 3, bChiLan1.pri, whole genome shotgun sequence encodes these proteins:
- the MFSD4B gene encoding sodium-dependent glucose transporter 1 yields the protein MAPAERERYVRFSGPGEPAEEEEAAGPADGGRCGGAGAALRWCITGALCAAFLGLGMSIAVLGPTFPNLAANVGKNVSDIYYIFVGRSLGYLGGSVIGGVLFDCMNASLLLALSMVATTVGLYGIPWCKDSLLLTALMSVIGGSMGILDTGGNVLALNTWGAEAGPHMQALHFSFAVGAFVAPILAKMALGGSESKELPVVEKTNQSVLKSVPTASAPSATPALQDHLEEDFLWSYVVIGTYLLLVSLFLFVLYSKGSSARDKSKTSLEKDKLAKYHYALIGLLFTFFLFYVGAEVTYGSYVFTYAVVFAEMKESEAAALNSVFWGTFAACRGLAIFGAAFLYPGTMITLSLAASAVSSSALAFFAHYRASLWGGTAVYGASMASVFPSGISWIEQYTVVEGKSASLFVVGAALGEMCIPAVVGYLQGKFHHVPVVMYAAFVSSVMTVVLFPVMYKLATSPRENDLKEVSDNETRKALLSNSRLTEDEEDEDDDEDVREWNEADFEVIEMNDKLKNSLRDTSQKIPGDSPAQVALQPPLDNVSGDSPVVAGGSPGRQNGNVDWEKSD from the exons ATGGCCCCTGCGGAGCGGGAGAGGTACGTCCGGTTCTCGGGCCCGGGGGAGCCGGCGGAGGAAGAGGAGGCGGCAGGGCCGGCGGACGGCGGGCgctgcggcggggccggagccgcCCTGCGCTGGTGCATCACCGGGGCGCTGTGCGCGGCGTTCCTGGGGTTG GGGATGAGCATCGCGGTGCTGGGTCCCACCTTCCCTAACCTGGCCGCCAACGTCGGCAAGAACGTCAGCGACATCTACTACATCTTCGTGGGCCGGTCCCTAGGATACCTGGGCGGGTCTGTGATCGGCGGGGTGCTCTTCGACTGCATGAACGCCAGTCTCCTGCTTG CATTATCCATGGTTGCAACAACGGTTGGTCTTTATGGGATACCCTGGTGTAAGGACTCCCTGCTGTTAACTGCCTTGATGTCAGTTATTGGAGGCTCCATGGGAATTCTGGACACAG GTGGCAATGTACTGGCACTGAATAcctggggagcagaggctggGCCACACATGCAGGCCTTACACTTCAGTTTTGCTGTCGGTGCATTTGTGGCTCCAATCCTGGCTAAAATGGCCTTGGGAGGTTCTGAATCTAAAGAACTTCCAGTGGTTGAAAAGACAAACCAATCTGTCCTGAAGTCTGTGCCAACAGCATCAGCTCCATCAGCTACACCAGCACTGCAAGACCATCTTGAGGAAGACTTTTTGTGGTCCTATGTTGTCATAGGGACCTATCTTCTCTTagtttccctcttcctttttgttttgtattcaaAGGGCAGCTCAGCTCGAGACAAATCAAAGACTTCTCTGGAGAAGGACAAGCTTGCCAAATACCACTATGCTCTAATTGGTCTCCTGTTCACgttctttcttttctatgtGGGAGCAGAGGTCACTTATGGCTCTTATGTATTTACTTATGCAGTGGTCTTTGCTGAGATGAAAGAAAGTGAAGCAGCTGCTTTGAATTCTGTCTTCTGGGGTACGTTTGCTGCTTGCAGAGGACTGGCAATATTTGGTGCTGCTTTCTTGTACCCTGGCACCATGATCACACTCAGTCTTGCAGCATCTGCTGTCTCCTCTTCAGCCTTGGCCTTCTTTGCACATTACCGAGCCTCCCTGTGGGGGGGAACTGCCGTGTATGGAGCATCAATGGCTTCTGTCTTCCCCAGTGGCATTTCCTGGATAGAACAGTACACAGTCGTGGAAGGAAAATCGGCTTCTCTGTTTGTGGTCGGTGCTGCGCTGGGTGAGATGTGCATTCCTGCTGTGGTGGGGTATCTCCAAGGCAAGTTTCACCACGTTCCTGTGGTTATGTACGCTGCCTTCGTGTCTTCTGTAATGACAGTTGTACTCTTCCCAGTGATGTACAAATTGGCCACCTCTCCCCGTGAGAATGACTTGAAAGAAGTGAGTGACAACGAGACCCGGAAAGCTTTGTTGTCAAACTCAAGGCTTACTGAGGATgaagaggatgaggatgatgatgagGATGTGAGAGAGTGGAACGAAGCAGACTTTGAGGTAATAGAAATGAATGACAAGCTCAAAAACTCTCTGAGAGACACCTCCCAGAAGATACCAGGGGACTCTCCAGCCCAAGTCGCTCTCCAGCCCCCTCTGGACAATGTATCAGGTGATTCTCCAGTGGTTGCTGGTGGCTCCCCTGGGAGACAAAATGGGAATGTTGACTGGGAGAAGAGTGATTAA